A stretch of Ferribacterium limneticum DNA encodes these proteins:
- a CDS encoding diacylglycerol kinase yields the protein MPEPSSHDLGLDPANESPFKGKTGLRRVWNALSYSMAGLKAAYLCEDAFRQEVWLAVLLIPTAFLLPVSWLGRGLMIAAVLLVLVVELLNSAIEAVVDRVSLENHRLAKRAKDIGSAAVLISLLMVIVVWVCVLLEKV from the coding sequence ATGCCAGAACCCTCTTCGCACGATCTGGGCCTCGATCCGGCCAACGAATCCCCCTTCAAGGGCAAGACCGGTCTGCGCCGCGTCTGGAATGCGCTCAGTTACTCGATGGCCGGCCTGAAGGCGGCCTATCTTTGCGAAGACGCTTTTCGCCAGGAGGTGTGGCTGGCCGTACTGCTGATTCCGACCGCCTTCCTGTTGCCGGTGTCGTGGCTCGGGCGTGGCTTGATGATCGCTGCCGTGCTGCTGGTGCTGGTCGTCGAACTGCTCAATTCGGCCATCGAAGCGGTGGTCGACCGCGTCAGCCTGGAAAACCACCGGCTGGCCAAGCGGGCCAAGGATATCGGCAGCGCCGCCGTGCTTATTTCCCTGCTCATGGTCATCGTGGTCTGGGTTTGCGTCTTGCTGGAGAAGGTCTGA
- a CDS encoding Crp/Fnr family transcriptional regulator: MIFFELFAHNPTMIQVPAGQALFREGEEGRMMFVLATGSAEVVVNNRVVETLQHGSIVGEIGIVMPGPRSASVVAATDCEFVAVDEKRFQFLVQQTPFFATQVMRVMAERLRNLNHLIEPVEDI, translated from the coding sequence ATGATTTTCTTCGAACTCTTCGCCCACAACCCGACCATGATTCAAGTCCCGGCCGGACAAGCCCTGTTCCGCGAAGGTGAAGAAGGACGCATGATGTTCGTGCTGGCCACCGGCTCGGCCGAGGTCGTGGTCAATAACCGGGTCGTCGAAACCCTGCAGCACGGCAGCATCGTCGGCGAAATCGGCATCGTCATGCCCGGCCCCCGCTCAGCCAGCGTCGTGGCAGCGACCGACTGCGAATTTGTCGCCGTCGATGAAAAACGCTTCCAGTTCCTGGTCCAGCAAACCCCGTTCTTCGCCACCCAGGTCATGCGCGTCATGGCTGAACGCCTGCGCAACCTGAATCACCTGATCGAACCGGTCGAAGATATCTGA
- a CDS encoding glycosyltransferase family 4 protein: MSIAIAFVTETFPPEVNGVAMTVGRLVGGLRERGHRVSVIRPSQGKADASSEHELTLPGFPLPGYPGLRFGLPAGRRLARQWRQNRPDLVHVVTEGPLGWSAVSVARRLGIPVTSGFHTNFDRYSVHYGLGWMRPALAAYLRTLHRRTLATMVPTAALAADLAGEGLSGVRVVGRGVDTTLFDPARRSAALRSSWGVAGEGPACLYVGRMAAEKNLALVEKSFAAIQVWHPKAKMIWVGDGPSAKQLASDHPDHHFAGMRLGEDLAAHYASADFFLFPSLTETYGNVVAEAMASGLPVLAYRSAAAAELIVDGENGRLVAPGDEDGYKRVALDMVSDAERLPLLGAAARDSMLPHHWAVVVERFETVMREAMA; encoded by the coding sequence ATGTCCATCGCCATTGCCTTCGTGACTGAAACCTTTCCGCCCGAGGTCAACGGCGTGGCCATGACTGTCGGCCGCCTGGTCGGCGGCCTGCGCGAGCGCGGCCACCGGGTCAGCGTCATCCGGCCGAGCCAGGGCAAGGCCGATGCGAGCAGCGAGCATGAACTGACCCTGCCCGGCTTCCCCTTGCCGGGCTATCCCGGCCTGCGTTTCGGCTTGCCGGCCGGGCGCCGGCTGGCGCGGCAATGGCGGCAGAACCGGCCCGATCTGGTTCATGTGGTGACCGAAGGGCCGCTCGGCTGGTCAGCCGTCAGTGTCGCCCGGCGCCTGGGCATTCCGGTGACTTCCGGATTCCATACCAATTTCGACCGCTACAGCGTGCATTACGGCCTGGGCTGGATGCGCCCGGCCCTGGCCGCCTATTTGCGCACCCTGCATCGGCGGACATTGGCGACAATGGTGCCGACCGCGGCGCTGGCCGCCGATCTGGCCGGCGAGGGGCTGAGCGGTGTGCGTGTCGTCGGTCGCGGCGTCGATACCACGCTGTTCGACCCGGCCCGGCGCAGCGCCGCCTTGCGCAGCAGTTGGGGCGTGGCGGGCGAAGGTCCGGCCTGTCTCTATGTCGGGCGAATGGCTGCCGAAAAGAACCTGGCCCTGGTCGAGAAAAGCTTTGCCGCCATCCAGGTCTGGCATCCCAAGGCAAAAATGATCTGGGTCGGCGATGGCCCTTCGGCCAAACAACTGGCCAGCGACCACCCTGATCATCATTTCGCCGGCATGCGGCTCGGCGAGGATCTGGCTGCCCACTACGCCAGTGCCGATTTCTTCCTCTTCCCGAGCCTGACCGAAACCTATGGCAACGTGGTGGCCGAGGCGATGGCCAGTGGCTTGCCGGTGCTGGCCTACCGCAGCGCGGCGGCGGCCGAGTTGATCGTTGATGGCGAGAACGGTCGCCTGGTGGCGCCGGGTGATGAAGACGGCTACAAACGTGTCGCCCTGGATATGGTTTCGGATGCGGAGCGTCTGCCGCTACTCGGTGCGGCGGCCCGGGATTCCATGTTGCCCCACCACTGGGCGGTGGTCGTCGAGCGCTTCGAAACCGTCATGCGGGAAGCGATGGCCTGA
- a CDS encoding HD domain-containing phosphohydrolase, with the protein MTSLDIHPARESASAPSANELSALPEDDFILEDDEPGEAIPPSARCWKLLVVDDEPDVHAITKVVLADLRYDGSRLEIISAYSRAEAEASLSQHADVALVLLDVVMEETDSGLRLVRFLREKLKNTLIRIVLRTGQPGYAPEREVVIRYDINDYKEKTELTTQKLFTTVIASLRSYQHLARLEHQRAGLEQIVKANHELAGHQNLGTYSTGGLAFLAALIGARSGLMFRWADEEVETLATLQEIPEISAATSLARRHAGRGMQIDGDLMLIPVPSRTGIPVFACLGGMSFMSQGDLTLAGVLAEGIGAGLDTVLLLGRLQDAQKAMVYALARMAEFRDADTGRHVRRVEQLVRALALELRDLDEFACLRDDDYLEQLALASILHDVGKVGIPDAVLNKPGALDSAERGIIHEHAAIGAEILEDAARMVPGMSYISLAAEIAANHHECADGSGYPNHKTLAQIPLSARIVGVADVYDALVSKRPYKGGWQKEAAISWLREMAGQRFDSRVVEALAAVVLKSPEAATGSGLGSPSCE; encoded by the coding sequence ATGACCTCTCTCGATATCCATCCCGCCCGCGAATCGGCCAGCGCACCATCGGCGAACGAATTGTCGGCGCTTCCAGAGGACGACTTCATTCTCGAAGACGACGAGCCGGGCGAAGCCATCCCGCCGAGCGCCCGGTGCTGGAAGCTGCTGGTGGTCGATGACGAACCGGATGTGCATGCCATTACCAAGGTGGTCCTGGCGGATCTGCGCTACGACGGCAGCCGACTGGAAATCATCAGCGCCTATTCGCGCGCCGAAGCCGAAGCCTCGCTCAGCCAGCATGCGGATGTCGCCCTGGTGTTGCTGGACGTGGTGATGGAGGAGACCGATTCCGGCCTGCGTCTGGTTCGCTTCCTGCGTGAAAAACTCAAGAACACCCTGATCCGCATTGTTCTGCGCACCGGCCAGCCCGGCTACGCCCCGGAACGCGAAGTGGTCATTCGCTACGACATCAACGACTACAAGGAAAAAACCGAACTCACGACCCAGAAGCTGTTCACCACGGTCATTGCCTCCTTGCGCTCCTACCAGCATTTGGCCCGACTCGAACACCAGCGCGCCGGGCTTGAGCAGATCGTCAAGGCAAACCACGAACTCGCCGGCCATCAAAACCTGGGCACTTACAGCACCGGCGGACTGGCCTTTCTCGCCGCCCTGATCGGCGCGAGAAGCGGCTTGATGTTCCGCTGGGCCGATGAAGAAGTCGAAACCCTGGCGACGCTTCAGGAAATACCGGAAATATCTGCCGCGACAAGCCTGGCCAGGCGCCACGCCGGAAGAGGGATGCAGATAGACGGCGACCTGATGCTGATTCCCGTGCCCTCCCGAACGGGGATACCGGTCTTCGCCTGCCTGGGCGGCATGTCGTTCATGTCGCAAGGGGATCTCACGCTGGCCGGTGTCCTGGCCGAAGGGATCGGCGCCGGGCTGGATACCGTGCTCCTGCTCGGGCGCTTGCAGGATGCCCAAAAAGCGATGGTGTACGCCTTGGCGCGGATGGCCGAGTTCCGGGATGCCGACACCGGGCGCCATGTGCGTCGGGTCGAGCAACTGGTCCGCGCCCTGGCGCTCGAGCTGCGCGATCTGGACGAATTCGCCTGCCTGCGTGATGACGATTACCTGGAGCAACTGGCCCTGGCCTCGATCCTGCATGACGTCGGCAAGGTCGGCATCCCGGATGCGGTCCTCAACAAACCCGGGGCGCTGGACAGTGCCGAGCGCGGAATCATCCACGAGCACGCCGCGATCGGTGCCGAGATTCTTGAGGACGCAGCGCGCATGGTGCCCGGCATGAGCTACATCTCCCTGGCGGCTGAAATAGCGGCCAATCACCATGAATGCGCGGATGGCTCGGGATACCCCAATCACAAGACACTGGCGCAGATTCCCCTGTCGGCCAGAATTGTCGGGGTCGCTGACGTCTATGATGCCCTGGTGTCGAAAAGGCCCTACAAGGGCGGATGGCAAAAAGAGGCCGCCATCTCCTGGTTGCGCGAGATGGCGGGACAGCGCTTCGATTCCCGCGTTGTCGAAGCCCTGGCGGCGGTCGTCCTGAAAAGTCCGGAAGCGGCCACGGGATCGGGCTTGGGGTCGCCCAGCTGCGAATGA
- a CDS encoding restriction endonuclease subunit S, which yields MKYAVQEGNFTPQNWLGELPNGWATKRLKYVSTINDETLPEATDPDYEMLYVDIGSVDATEGIQKKEPMIFETAPSRARRIVQHGDTILSTVRTYLRAVAPIQNPEKNLIVSTGFAVIRPKGIDPHYLAYSLRSSYFIETVVSRSVGVSYPATNPTDVSCIELPLPPLNEQQTIARFLDAKTAQIDALLAQKWQLIAKLKEKRSALIARTVTRGLPPEAAKAAGLEPNPEMKDSGVGWLAAIPAHWATPPLYARYSVELGKMLSEAKITGEYLIPYLRNVDVQWNVINYQDLPEMDIPPAEYPRYTIRTGDLLVCEGGEVGRAAIVGKFDGVIGYQKALHKLRALRGDEDQRFMCFILEWAAQTGVFNAGGMSTIAHLTGEQLRKYRFPKPPKNEQQAIVQYLQCETDKIAHLQREVETAIARLTEYRQAIITSAVTGKIDVRDWQSELEAA from the coding sequence ATGAAATACGCCGTACAAGAAGGAAATTTTACGCCTCAGAACTGGCTTGGCGAGTTGCCCAATGGTTGGGCCACCAAACGTCTGAAATACGTTAGCACGATCAACGACGAGACTTTGCCAGAGGCCACAGATCCAGACTACGAAATGCTCTACGTAGACATTGGAAGCGTGGATGCTACAGAAGGGATACAAAAGAAAGAGCCGATGATTTTCGAGACAGCTCCGTCCCGAGCGCGGCGCATCGTTCAACATGGCGACACCATTCTTTCAACGGTACGCACCTATCTGCGGGCGGTTGCGCCTATTCAAAATCCGGAAAAAAACTTGATCGTTTCAACCGGTTTTGCCGTCATTCGGCCTAAGGGCATTGACCCACACTACCTCGCCTACAGTCTGCGCTCGTCGTACTTCATTGAAACCGTTGTTTCACGATCAGTGGGTGTGAGCTATCCCGCCACAAACCCGACCGACGTTTCGTGCATCGAGTTACCGCTACCGCCACTCAACGAACAACAAACCATCGCCCGCTTTCTCGATGCCAAGACCGCGCAGATCGATGCGCTGCTGGCGCAGAAGTGGCAGCTCATCGCCAAACTCAAGGAAAAGCGCAGCGCCCTGATCGCCCGTACCGTCACCCGTGGCCTGCCGCCCGAAGCCGCCAAGGCAGCGGGGCTGGAACCGAATCCGGAGATGAAGGATTCGGGAGTAGGTTGGCTGGCGGCAATTCCTGCTCATTGGGCAACACCGCCTTTGTACGCACGATATTCAGTCGAGCTTGGAAAAATGCTGAGCGAGGCAAAAATTACCGGCGAATATTTAATCCCATACTTGAGAAATGTTGATGTTCAGTGGAACGTCATCAACTATCAAGACTTGCCGGAAATGGATATTCCACCGGCAGAATATCCGCGCTACACAATCCGCACAGGCGACCTACTGGTTTGCGAAGGTGGCGAAGTTGGTCGCGCCGCGATTGTTGGTAAGTTTGATGGCGTGATCGGCTATCAAAAGGCTCTGCATAAGTTGCGTGCTTTACGCGGTGATGAAGATCAACGCTTCATGTGCTTCATCTTGGAATGGGCGGCTCAAACAGGAGTATTCAATGCAGGGGGCATGTCAACAATTGCCCACCTAACCGGAGAACAGCTCAGGAAGTATCGGTTCCCGAAACCGCCGAAAAACGAACAACAAGCAATAGTGCAATACCTGCAATGTGAGACAGATAAGATCGCTCACTTGCAGCGCGAGGTTGAGACGGCTATCGCCCGCCTCACAGAATACCGCCAAGCCATCATCACCTCCGCCGTCACCGGCAAGATCGACGTGCGCGACTGGCAATCTGAATTGGAGGCCGCATGA
- a CDS encoding FmdE family protein: MLLPEFFARIPTITLRDPLAELLGAAEGGLIEYAFADAVKLAGHSCPTVAGAWLMSVRALRELYGSETPVRGNIAVTLHENVDSGVAGVIASIATLLTGAAGDGGFKGLGGQHVRRGLLKFGAADVAGLRFRRLDTGAAVDCAFRPQRVAADPRLGELMSAVISGVASNDERELFGKLWQARVQSLLLEHGDDPAVIEIQRLPA; the protein is encoded by the coding sequence ATGCTGCTGCCAGAATTCTTTGCCCGAATCCCGACGATCACTTTACGCGACCCGCTGGCCGAGTTGCTTGGTGCGGCCGAAGGCGGGCTGATCGAATATGCCTTTGCCGATGCCGTCAAACTGGCCGGGCATTCCTGCCCTACCGTGGCCGGGGCGTGGCTGATGAGCGTCCGGGCGCTGCGCGAACTCTACGGCAGCGAAACGCCGGTTCGCGGCAATATCGCCGTTACCCTGCACGAGAATGTCGACAGCGGCGTGGCCGGCGTGATTGCCAGTATCGCCACGCTATTGACCGGCGCGGCCGGCGACGGGGGCTTCAAGGGACTGGGCGGTCAACATGTGCGGCGCGGCCTGCTCAAATTTGGCGCTGCCGATGTTGCCGGCCTGCGTTTCAGACGCCTCGACACTGGCGCCGCGGTCGACTGTGCTTTTCGGCCGCAACGGGTCGCCGCCGATCCCCGGCTCGGCGAATTGATGTCGGCCGTCATCAGCGGCGTAGCCAGCAACGACGAGCGCGAACTGTTCGGCAAGCTCTGGCAGGCGCGGGTCCAATCCCTGCTGCTCGAACACGGCGACGATCCGGCCGTTATCGAAATTCAGCGCCTCCCCGCTTAA
- a CDS encoding UDP-2,3-diacylglucosamine diphosphatase gives MPKVRSVFLSDIHLGTRACQADRLLDFLREHPAEQTYLIGDIVDFWAMSRSINWSQAQNTVVQKLLRRARHGDRVVFIPGNHDEVLREYCGIVFGDVEVVDELVHETADGRRFLLIHGDQFDQVTRHHRWVAVLGDHAYELLVRINTLLSWGRRKLGIPGYWSLAGYAKRKVKTALTFIFDFEESAIHHARERGLDGVICGHIHWATIRELDGLTYVNCGDWVDSCTAIVEHFDGRLELVTWVESQPVRMLAAPAPAAEPVAETVEA, from the coding sequence ATGCCCAAGGTCAGATCCGTTTTTCTCTCCGACATCCACCTTGGCACGCGGGCGTGCCAGGCGGACAGACTTCTTGATTTCCTGCGCGAGCATCCGGCCGAACAGACCTATCTGATCGGTGATATCGTCGATTTCTGGGCGATGAGCCGGAGCATCAACTGGTCGCAGGCCCAGAATACCGTGGTCCAGAAACTGCTGCGCCGGGCGCGGCATGGGGACCGGGTGGTGTTCATTCCCGGCAACCACGACGAGGTGCTGCGCGAGTATTGCGGCATCGTCTTCGGCGATGTCGAAGTCGTCGATGAACTGGTCCATGAAACCGCCGATGGCCGGCGCTTCCTGCTCATCCACGGCGACCAATTCGATCAGGTGACGCGCCATCATCGCTGGGTCGCCGTACTTGGCGACCACGCCTACGAACTGCTGGTACGCATCAACACGCTGTTGTCGTGGGGGCGGCGCAAGCTGGGCATTCCCGGCTACTGGTCGCTGGCCGGCTATGCCAAGCGCAAGGTCAAAACGGCGCTGACCTTCATTTTCGATTTCGAGGAATCGGCCATTCACCACGCCCGGGAGCGCGGGCTGGATGGTGTGATCTGCGGCCACATCCATTGGGCGACGATCCGCGAGCTCGATGGCCTGACTTATGTGAATTGCGGCGACTGGGTCGATTCCTGCACGGCCATCGTCGAGCACTTCGACGGCCGGCTGGAACTGGTCACCTGGGTTGAGTCGCAGCCGGTCCGCATGCTGGCGGCGCCAGCCCCGGCGGCGGAGCCCGTCGCTGAAACAGTGGAGGCGTGA
- a CDS encoding glycosyltransferase, which yields MRVLMVSDVYFPRVNGVSTSIETFRRTLAAQGVEVRLVVPRYGDEAEEAGIIRVPGRPVLGDPEDRLVGWRAMHRAVLEAARDCDLIHVQTPFIAHYAGLKAARTLGLPVVATYHTLFEEYLQHYARFIPSGWLRGQARAFSRRQCNQLDAVIVPSTAMRQRLDTYGVTSPMHVLPTGIPMAQFAGGDGLAFRRRHGIAEERPVALFVGRVAHEKNIGFLLEALVHARQMRTDTLLVIAGEGPAMHDLKAQTAALGVQDSVIFIGYLDRKQALPDCYAAADVFVFASRTETQGLVLLEAMAAGVPVIALSEMGTTDILAPGRGAFSPPAEPKAFGETLGHFLNHPAAWRHLNDEAPIYAREWTDVAMAERLARLYGQLAGVNFAEETPLTATA from the coding sequence ATGCGCGTACTGATGGTTTCTGATGTCTATTTTCCGCGTGTCAATGGCGTTTCAACCTCCATCGAAACCTTCCGGCGGACGCTGGCGGCGCAGGGCGTCGAGGTCCGGCTGGTCGTGCCGCGCTATGGCGATGAAGCCGAGGAGGCTGGCATCATTCGTGTCCCCGGCCGGCCGGTTTTGGGCGACCCGGAAGATCGTCTGGTCGGTTGGCGGGCGATGCACCGGGCGGTGCTGGAGGCAGCCAGGGATTGCGATCTGATCCATGTCCAGACCCCTTTCATTGCTCACTATGCCGGCCTGAAAGCCGCACGGACACTGGGTTTGCCAGTGGTGGCCACCTATCACACGCTGTTCGAGGAATATCTGCAGCATTACGCCCGCTTCATTCCTTCGGGCTGGCTGCGCGGTCAGGCGCGTGCCTTCTCGCGCCGGCAATGCAACCAACTCGATGCGGTGATCGTGCCGTCGACGGCCATGCGCCAGCGACTGGATACCTATGGCGTGACCTCGCCCATGCATGTGCTGCCGACCGGTATCCCGATGGCCCAGTTTGCCGGGGGCGACGGCCTCGCCTTCCGCCGCCGGCATGGGATTGCCGAGGAGCGGCCGGTGGCGCTGTTCGTCGGGCGCGTGGCGCATGAAAAGAACATCGGATTCCTGCTCGAAGCCCTGGTTCACGCCCGGCAGATGCGGACCGACACCCTGCTGGTGATCGCCGGCGAAGGCCCCGCGATGCACGACCTGAAGGCGCAGACAGCGGCCTTGGGCGTGCAGGACTCGGTCATTTTCATCGGCTATCTCGATCGCAAGCAGGCCTTGCCGGACTGCTACGCGGCCGCTGATGTCTTCGTTTTCGCTTCGCGTACCGAAACGCAGGGGCTGGTCCTGCTTGAGGCCATGGCCGCCGGGGTGCCGGTGATCGCTCTCTCCGAAATGGGGACGACGGACATCCTGGCACCCGGGCGCGGCGCCTTTTCGCCGCCGGCCGAGCCCAAAGCCTTCGGTGAAACGCTCGGCCATTTCCTCAATCATCCGGCGGCCTGGCGCCACCTCAATGACGAAGCGCCGATCTACGCTCGCGAATGGACCGATGTGGCCATGGCGGAGCGGCTGGCCCGGCTTTACGGGCAACTGGCCGGGGTAAACTTTGCCGAGGAAACGCCACTCACCGCAACGGCGTGA
- a CDS encoding type I restriction endonuclease subunit R — MSTTNEKAFESYLEQMLTEGGWQPGTNAEWDKARALFPARVFAFIEATQPKLWAEMAAQHGGNLQAMLLDALGKELEIKGSLHVLRHGFKFYGKLFRLAYFKPAHALSPDVLALYAQNQLTVTRQVPCHPGDHSTVDMLLAVNGLPVATIELKNPGTHQTWRHAVKQYQSDRDPRVPLFDFKKRALVHFAADPDEVWMTTRLAKEKTFFLPFNRGSHPGQIQCGAGNPQHASGYRTGYFWQETLQRDSFLDILGHFLFIEKDEQKVDDGRGGKKLVTTEKMVFPRYHQLDAVRALVAAARTESAGHNYLIQHSAGSGKTNSISWLSHRLASLHNAQDQKVFDCVIVITDRKVLDKQLQDAIYQIEHAQGVVKAIDQDAKQLADALIDGTKIVITTLQKFPFVLRGLLHAAGAENQDKASDEEKAQAKAWQAAIAARRYAVIVDEAHSSQTGETARELKSILGDSLRHSSAGGNPGGASWAPAYAGVTDEDAALDWEDHLNQIMASRGQQQNLSFFAFTATPKGKTLELFGREGGSGKPEAFHTYSMRQAIEEGFILDVLRNYTTYSTWFKFVKTVEDDPAIPKKKGAKALAKFKELHPHNIEQKTEVMVEHFREHVRHRLGGRGKAMVVTASRIQAVRYKLAFERYIQEQGYADIRSLVAFSGTVKDPDTGIEYTEPGMNPDAVTGKPIPESQLPERFGSSDYQVLLVANKYQTGFDQPLLCAMYVDKRLDGVQAVQTLSRLNRKIAGKDEPFVLDFVNKPDEIYAAFKPYFDSTSLQESANPDMLPGIKHELDLLQIYHWSEVEAFARIFYRQPDRQNPADHAHMQHHLQPAVDRFKAIEDDEVRASFRDKLGGYVRMYSFLSQILPYADQDLEMLYSYGRFLLPHLPLDHDNTVVKIGNEVELQYYRLQRVASGPIELKVGEPEGVYSPTDVGTGKAKEEKAPLSEIIQVLNERFGTTFTDEDRLFFDQIKARATSNSQVVQTAMANPLDKFQLGVRKLIEDLMIQRMTENDKIVTRYMDDSDFQRTAFPILTREIFDAIRAAHPTE, encoded by the coding sequence ATGAGCACAACCAACGAAAAAGCCTTCGAGAGCTACCTCGAACAGATGCTCACCGAAGGCGGCTGGCAGCCCGGCACCAACGCCGAGTGGGACAAGGCGCGGGCGCTGTTTCCGGCACGGGTGTTCGCTTTCATCGAAGCCACCCAGCCCAAATTATGGGCAGAGATGGCCGCGCAGCACGGCGGCAACTTGCAGGCCATGTTGCTCGATGCGCTGGGCAAGGAGCTGGAGATCAAGGGTAGTCTGCACGTGCTGCGCCACGGCTTCAAGTTTTACGGCAAGCTGTTCCGGCTGGCCTATTTCAAGCCGGCGCACGCGCTGTCGCCGGATGTTTTGGCGCTGTACGCACAAAACCAGCTCACCGTGACGCGGCAGGTGCCTTGCCACCCCGGCGACCACAGCACGGTGGACATGTTGCTGGCAGTCAACGGCTTGCCGGTGGCCACCATCGAGCTGAAGAACCCGGGCACGCACCAGACCTGGCGGCACGCGGTGAAGCAATACCAGAGCGACCGCGATCCGCGCGTGCCGCTGTTCGATTTCAAGAAGCGTGCGTTGGTGCACTTCGCCGCCGACCCGGATGAAGTGTGGATGACCACTCGGCTGGCCAAGGAAAAGACCTTCTTCCTGCCCTTCAACCGGGGCAGCCACCCGGGGCAGATTCAGTGCGGTGCGGGCAACCCGCAACACGCCAGCGGCTACCGGACTGGCTACTTCTGGCAGGAAACGCTGCAACGCGACAGCTTTCTCGACATCCTCGGGCACTTTCTGTTCATCGAAAAAGACGAGCAGAAGGTGGACGATGGCCGGGGCGGCAAGAAGCTGGTCACCACTGAAAAAATGGTGTTCCCGCGCTACCACCAGCTGGACGCGGTGCGCGCCCTGGTGGCTGCGGCCCGCACCGAAAGCGCTGGCCACAATTACCTGATCCAGCACTCGGCGGGCAGCGGCAAGACCAACAGCATCTCGTGGCTGTCGCACCGGCTGGCCAGCCTGCACAACGCGCAGGATCAGAAGGTATTTGACTGCGTGATCGTCATCACCGACCGCAAGGTGCTGGACAAGCAATTGCAAGATGCGATCTACCAGATCGAGCACGCGCAGGGCGTGGTCAAGGCTATCGATCAGGATGCCAAGCAACTGGCCGATGCGCTGATCGACGGGACCAAGATCGTCATCACCACGCTGCAGAAGTTTCCCTTCGTGCTGCGCGGCCTGTTGCATGCGGCGGGAGCCGAGAATCAGGACAAGGCCAGCGACGAAGAGAAAGCACAGGCCAAGGCTTGGCAGGCAGCTATTGCGGCCCGGCGCTACGCGGTGATCGTGGACGAAGCGCATTCCAGCCAGACCGGAGAAACCGCGCGCGAGCTGAAGAGCATTCTGGGCGATTCTTTACGTCATTCCAGCGCAGGCGGGAATCCAGGAGGGGCAAGCTGGGCTCCCGCCTACGCGGGAGTGACGGATGAGGATGCCGCGCTGGATTGGGAAGATCACCTCAACCAGATCATGGCTTCGCGTGGCCAGCAGCAGAACCTGAGCTTCTTCGCCTTCACCGCCACACCCAAGGGCAAGACGCTGGAACTGTTCGGGCGTGAAGGTGGCAGCGGCAAACCGGAGGCCTTCCACACCTATTCGATGCGCCAGGCCATCGAAGAAGGCTTCATCCTCGATGTGCTGCGCAACTACACGACCTACAGCACCTGGTTCAAGTTTGTGAAGACGGTGGAGGACGACCCCGCCATCCCGAAGAAGAAAGGCGCCAAGGCGCTGGCCAAGTTCAAAGAGCTGCACCCGCACAACATCGAGCAGAAGACCGAAGTGATGGTCGAGCACTTCCGCGAGCATGTGCGGCATCGGCTCGGCGGGCGGGGCAAGGCGATGGTGGTAACGGCCAGCCGCATCCAGGCGGTGCGCTACAAGCTGGCCTTCGAGCGCTATATTCAGGAACAGGGTTACGCCGATATCCGTTCGCTGGTGGCCTTTAGCGGCACGGTGAAAGACCCGGACACTGGCATCGAATACACCGAACCGGGCATGAACCCGGATGCTGTCACCGGCAAGCCCATTCCGGAAAGCCAACTGCCAGAGCGCTTTGGCTCCAGCGATTACCAAGTGCTACTGGTGGCCAACAAGTACCAGACCGGCTTTGATCAGCCACTGCTGTGCGCGATGTACGTGGACAAGCGGCTGGACGGCGTGCAGGCGGTGCAAACTCTTTCGCGCCTGAATCGCAAGATCGCCGGCAAGGACGAACCCTTCGTCCTGGACTTCGTTAACAAGCCCGACGAGATCTACGCTGCGTTCAAGCCGTATTTCGATTCCACCAGCCTGCAGGAATCCGCCAATCCCGACATGCTGCCCGGCATCAAGCACGAGCTCGATCTGCTTCAGATTTACCACTGGAGCGAGGTCGAGGCCTTTGCGCGCATTTTTTACCGCCAGCCGGATCGGCAGAACCCGGCCGATCACGCCCATATGCAACATCACCTGCAACCGGCGGTGGATAGGTTCAAGGCTATTGAGGATGACGAGGTGCGTGCTAGCTTCCGCGACAAGTTGGGCGGCTATGTGCGGATGTACTCGTTCCTGAGCCAGATCCTGCCCTACGCGGATCAGGACCTGGAAATGCTCTACAGCTACGGGCGCTTCCTGCTGCCGCACCTGCCGCTGGACCATGACAACACGGTGGTCAAGATCGGCAACGAAGTGGAGTTGCAGTACTACCGCTTGCAGCGCGTAGCCAGCGGGCCGATTGAACTCAAGGTGGGCGAGCCGGAAGGCGTCTACAGTCCCACCGATGTCGGCACCGGCAAGGCCAAGGAAGAAAAGGCGCCGCTGTCCGAGATCATCCAGGTGCTCAACGAGCGTTTCGGTACGACCTTCACCGATGAGGATCGGCTGTTCTTCGACCAGATCAAGGCACGGGCCACCAGCAACAGCCAGGTGGTTCAAACTGCCATGGCCAACCCACTGGACAAGTTCCAGCTGGGGGTGCGCAAGCTGATCGAAGATTTGATGATTCAGCGGATGACCGAGAACGACAAAATCGTCACTCGGTACATGGATGACAGCGATTTCCAGCGCACCGCCTTCCCGATATTGACGCGTGAGATTTTTGACGCTATCCGCGCAGCGCACCCCACTGAATGA